A DNA window from Hominilimicola fabiformis contains the following coding sequences:
- a CDS encoding FAD-dependent oxidoreductase, whose product MSNNFNEYNCWDEWDEVDYGDTWDEYDNYTEWDEDDSPDHSDCYGYGVYSECRVEDSYDDSDIPPYVPGKQRLLDIATSHFQVDNYIFTYVIFDKSTNVMIAVTNQEEAFAKVTPVSAVEEINGEYYVDSAASVTFTEMERSIDRLRKKYSAAAEEDIQFISENKGTRVIYKGVYSFTYANQVICNSMAYAPLGATEYRHDYIKVQDLIEEETGAGYTVDYNPQTKETFARSKQGDLYYVSVAQDAVFCDDERYVYSSFDVQIQKLCTVSEWIMIHYNVAQADISVYSDRIVFTEEGGKTYKILVNDLPDYIVYDYDNYIPADATIEAVLDYKDVQGVPKNYYRVIAQIKSLTGLDATQDENNFIILCGKSFYIPNAVRFNGWIYAERKDVISALESNFVDIDNYFRSCGFYYGTDDNGHSYSASQYKAKSMWLLSKQLNITNRIRVNDTSGGNYFNLTTSTKNIEEAVESVFGKSASYLGAIAIESNTVKSYIEDKLYIRKERLSSNSTNLFINGKPYAISTLQTSFNSSTYYDKTKLLSAVKNLTPTISITKVETILNNGENYAYIAGNQAKITFTTSCLDHVAIGVQTDSETKWFHNTAPSSSMSMTVNLYKEGKCTLKVRGRTTIDPADVGLTSIPHSKDCEQTQVITVLHSIPNNMVYIIPYAQKQGCTVTDNNSNVVVKYQHRFYSNPETCTYYKSLSGEQAYKRQVSYTASGLYMNKETFRMDMDLDIINDSHNDRDWYLEKRIWRLWSQGKVASFSREQIDANGKKYFNVTMNGITRTIYKEPADNAFYAPLYKNTTRSTIRLVNNHLVMPESLMYLLFSDLSDIETYILNHYKITNPSENLKGQLNAMTLYDKKLNIDCITLDKKGDEVQLMATEDNTSYINHATVNDINSGMIEYRNRELKNVFDNLSKKRQELFHYNPVTNTVDFDGFEVDIPTLTLYPINKSNPTQDDYKSYLFASESDIQKIDTYRRIVVYGAGMGGVCAAYKAAQYAWSLEGFDNFEIMLINPVPVPKLGGIGTVGGQNLWDTRAWHSKFPYRGSLANVMSFDNSKGQITEDRYGTDDKAQSLRELLTPYNVKIYDQYDIAVNQLDVPVPVKQDENGNIMSLTIKRISRNDHGVIQYYGESQTINGDIFIDASEDGKLTKLTAHDSNGNPAYTRGRYDYPADILEPVEGAEDKAKMPAVTLMFKIAATKIVPVEYEDPGPNGHCERKFSDNTNSICTLFNCGNGMFEGDKYSPFYIHPETNVNIDNKMKKFNNTLANTRLMIKPTNSVWDGGTQTIAGKYDWWMNSLIIFGVDGSLHNRDNSNYEEVNDEDLLSDEILCDASHILSSDDAWRLARAFLNREKAKADAGQESLLDVYKSLGYIDAEFVTDEKGVVTGDILYVRETIHAVKDVEKIANGTENTNYEVTMRHCHYSYLDDEEYNTNKNQSIGLIYYNSDIHPFMQSNYIDNDNYISGYQSYRHIRKDMGEELADGSPIDPAYIPYSALTTKYVPNMLIPGYAVNASSFAWSEIRVLPNLCVLGDAAGIAAVTCLLSGDSAYGLKDINGVREVLKKYYAILDTDELN is encoded by the coding sequence ATGTCAAATAATTTTAACGAATATAATTGTTGGGACGAATGGGATGAAGTGGACTATGGTGATACATGGGACGAATACGATAACTATACGGAATGGGACGAAGATGACAGTCCTGATCATAGTGACTGTTATGGATACGGAGTATATTCTGAATGCAGGGTAGAAGACAGCTATGATGATTCTGATATTCCCCCTTATGTTCCAGGCAAGCAACGCCTTCTTGATATTGCCACAAGTCATTTTCAAGTTGATAATTATATATTTACATATGTTATTTTTGACAAGTCAACTAATGTTATGATTGCTGTTACTAATCAGGAAGAAGCTTTTGCTAAAGTAACCCCTGTCTCAGCTGTAGAAGAAATTAACGGTGAATATTACGTAGATTCTGCTGCAAGTGTAACTTTCACAGAAATGGAAAGAAGTATTGATCGCCTAAGAAAAAAATACTCTGCTGCGGCCGAAGAAGATATACAGTTTATCTCGGAAAACAAAGGTACAAGAGTTATATACAAAGGTGTTTATTCATTTACTTATGCTAATCAAGTTATATGTAATTCTATGGCATATGCACCTTTAGGAGCTACTGAATATCGTCATGACTATATCAAAGTTCAGGATTTAATTGAAGAAGAAACAGGCGCTGGATATACAGTTGACTATAACCCACAAACAAAAGAGACCTTTGCTCGTTCAAAACAAGGTGATTTATATTATGTTTCTGTTGCACAGGATGCTGTTTTCTGCGATGATGAACGATATGTATACTCATCATTTGATGTTCAAATCCAGAAACTTTGCACTGTATCAGAGTGGATTATGATTCACTATAATGTCGCTCAGGCAGATATTTCTGTTTACAGTGACAGAATAGTCTTTACCGAAGAAGGCGGTAAAACATACAAAATTCTAGTAAATGATTTGCCTGATTATATTGTTTATGATTATGATAATTATATTCCTGCAGATGCAACTATTGAAGCTGTTCTTGATTATAAAGATGTACAAGGTGTACCTAAAAACTACTATAGGGTAATTGCACAAATCAAAAGTCTGACAGGCTTAGACGCCACACAGGATGAAAATAATTTCATTATTCTCTGTGGAAAAAGTTTTTATATACCAAATGCTGTTCGCTTTAATGGTTGGATATATGCAGAACGAAAAGATGTTATTTCAGCACTTGAATCTAATTTTGTAGATATAGATAACTATTTCCGCAGTTGTGGATTTTACTATGGAACTGATGATAATGGACACTCATATTCAGCTTCACAGTATAAAGCAAAATCTATGTGGCTTCTAAGTAAACAACTTAATATAACTAACAGAATCCGCGTAAATGATACTTCAGGCGGTAATTATTTTAACCTTACAACTAGTACAAAAAATATTGAAGAAGCAGTCGAATCAGTTTTTGGAAAATCAGCCAGCTATCTCGGAGCAATAGCAATCGAAAGCAATACTGTAAAATCATATATCGAAGACAAGCTATATATCCGAAAAGAACGCCTGTCATCAAACAGCACAAATCTTTTTATAAACGGCAAACCCTATGCCATTTCAACACTGCAGACAAGCTTTAATTCTAGTACTTATTATGATAAGACTAAATTATTATCCGCAGTAAAAAATCTTACACCTACAATATCAATCACAAAAGTTGAAACTATACTTAACAACGGAGAAAATTATGCTTACATTGCAGGAAACCAAGCAAAAATTACATTTACTACGTCCTGCCTTGACCATGTTGCTATTGGAGTTCAGACAGATTCAGAAACAAAGTGGTTTCATAATACTGCGCCGTCAAGTTCTATGAGTATGACTGTAAATCTTTATAAGGAAGGAAAATGTACATTAAAAGTACGTGGCAGAACCACAATAGATCCGGCTGATGTAGGGCTGACGTCTATTCCTCATTCTAAGGACTGTGAGCAAACCCAAGTTATCACCGTTCTTCATTCAATTCCTAATAATATGGTATATATTATACCATACGCACAGAAGCAAGGATGTACGGTGACTGATAACAATTCCAATGTTGTTGTAAAATATCAACACAGATTTTATTCTAATCCTGAAACTTGTACATACTATAAATCTCTATCCGGAGAGCAAGCATATAAAAGACAGGTATCGTATACTGCTTCCGGTCTTTATATGAACAAAGAAACATTCCGCATGGATATGGATTTGGACATTATTAATGATTCTCACAATGACCGTGACTGGTATCTTGAAAAACGTATATGGCGTCTATGGTCACAAGGGAAAGTAGCAAGTTTCAGCAGAGAACAAATAGATGCTAACGGGAAAAAATACTTTAATGTAACTATGAACGGTATAACACGCACTATATATAAAGAACCTGCTGACAATGCTTTTTATGCACCACTATACAAAAATACCACTCGTTCCACAATAAGATTAGTAAATAACCACCTTGTTATGCCTGAAAGTCTTATGTATCTCTTATTTTCTGATTTAAGCGATATTGAAACATATATATTAAATCACTACAAAATAACCAATCCGTCAGAAAATTTAAAAGGCCAATTAAATGCAATGACTTTGTATGATAAAAAACTTAATATTGATTGTATCACTCTTGACAAAAAAGGAGATGAAGTACAATTGATGGCAACTGAAGATAATACATCATACATAAACCATGCAACTGTCAATGATATCAATTCTGGAATGATTGAATATCGCAATCGCGAGCTTAAGAATGTATTCGATAACCTCAGTAAAAAACGTCAGGAATTATTCCACTATAATCCTGTTACAAATACAGTTGATTTTGATGGATTTGAAGTAGATATACCAACATTAACTTTATATCCTATCAATAAAAGCAACCCGACACAAGACGATTACAAATCATATTTATTTGCCAGTGAATCTGATATCCAAAAAATCGATACATATAGAAGAATTGTAGTTTATGGTGCAGGAATGGGCGGTGTATGTGCAGCATATAAAGCCGCACAATATGCATGGTCACTCGAAGGATTTGATAATTTTGAAATTATGCTTATCAATCCTGTACCTGTACCTAAACTAGGAGGTATCGGTACTGTTGGAGGACAAAATCTATGGGATACAAGAGCATGGCATTCAAAATTTCCATATCGTGGTAGTCTTGCCAACGTTATGAGTTTTGATAATTCTAAGGGACAAATAACAGAAGATAGGTATGGTACAGATGATAAAGCACAATCACTAAGAGAGCTTCTAACTCCTTACAATGTAAAAATATATGATCAGTATGATATCGCAGTTAATCAATTAGATGTTCCAGTTCCTGTAAAACAGGATGAAAACGGGAACATAATGTCACTAACCATAAAAAGAATTTCACGTAATGATCATGGCGTTATTCAATATTATGGTGAATCCCAAACAATTAATGGAGACATATTTATTGATGCATCCGAAGATGGAAAACTTACAAAACTAACAGCACATGATAGTAATGGTAATCCAGCATATACAAGAGGACGTTATGATTATCCTGCTGATATATTAGAGCCTGTTGAGGGGGCAGAAGATAAAGCTAAAATGCCAGCTGTAACATTGATGTTTAAAATTGCTGCAACGAAAATAGTTCCCGTAGAGTATGAAGATCCAGGACCGAATGGACACTGTGAAAGAAAGTTTTCTGATAACACAAATTCTATTTGTACACTCTTTAACTGCGGTAATGGTATGTTTGAAGGTGATAAATATAGTCCTTTCTATATCCATCCTGAAACTAATGTTAATATTGATAATAAGATGAAAAAATTTAATAATACTCTCGCAAATACTCGACTAATGATAAAACCAACTAATTCTGTGTGGGATGGAGGAACTCAAACAATCGCTGGTAAATATGATTGGTGGATGAATTCTCTCATTATTTTTGGTGTGGATGGTTCATTGCATAATAGAGATAATAGTAACTATGAAGAAGTAAACGATGAAGATTTACTATCAGATGAAATTTTGTGTGACGCCAGTCATATTTTGTCATCTGACGATGCTTGGAGATTAGCAAGAGCTTTTCTAAACAGAGAGAAGGCAAAAGCTGATGCTGGTCAGGAAAGTTTATTGGATGTTTACAAATCACTAGGTTATATAGATGCTGAGTTCGTTACAGATGAAAAAGGAGTTGTCACTGGTGATATCCTTTATGTTCGTGAGACTATTCATGCTGTTAAAGATGTAGAAAAAATAGCTAACGGCACTGAAAACACTAACTACGAAGTTACTATGCGTCATTGTCACTATTCTTACCTTGACGATGAAGAATATAATACAAATAAGAACCAGTCTATAGGTTTGATATATTATAATTCAGATATACATCCTTTTATGCAATCTAATTATATAGACAATGACAATTATATATCAGGATATCAAAGCTATCGGCATATACGAAAAGATATGGGGGAAGAACTAGCAGATGGTTCACCAATTGATCCAGCTTATATACCATACTCAGCACTTACTACAAAATATGTACCTAATATGCTAATACCTGGATATGCAGTTAATGCTTCATCATTTGCATGGTCGGAAATACGAGTATTACCAAACCTGTGTGTTCTCGGTGATGCAGCAGGTATTGCAGCTGTAACTTGTCTATTAAGTGGTGATTCAGCATATGGACTAAAGGATATTAATGGAGTACGAGAAGTTCTAAAAAAATATTATGCTATTTTAGATACAGATGAATTAAATTAA